The DNA sequence tttttgtaaatgtcttATTTGAAGGTTGTTTACAATTCAGATTCCGCGGCTTTTTCAGGCCCGgtgatgttgtgttgtgagcTCATTAGCAAGGCTATCATTGGTCATCTGGGTTTGCGCAATTTTTTTGCCAATTTTGCATAACAATGGCCGCGTCAACATCGACAACAGCCCCCGAGAAGGAGATCGACATTTACACTCCTGACAATTTGAAAAGCAACGTGTGGCGCTACTATGGGTTCGCAAATACACAGGGGAAAATAACAATGAAGGATAAAGTAATATGTAGGACCAAACTCTCATACCacggctggaggtggagggggtgaaggtGAAGGGATTCGGGCCAAGACAGGCCAGAATCGACACCGTGCTGTCACCTTCACGAGGCCTTCCCTATGTCTGTTAAAGTAAACAACAGATTTGCTGACAAGGTTCATTTGCGTAGATATGAGGCCCATTAACGCGATATATGGGTGCGGGTTTCAATTTTTGATCCACGAGCTAGAGCCAAGATTCAAGATCCCCTGCTTCCGGACCATCAGTTGTGTAATAACGAAGCTGTACGAAACAACCAAAGATGGCATTAGGGGAATGCTGCGTGGAGAAAAACTCGGACTGACCACTGATGGGTGGAGTTCTTTGGCTACCGAGTCCAATGTTACGGTCACAGCCCATTTCATCGATGAGGACTAGGAGATGAGAAATGTCGTCCTCGACACGTCTGAGCTTCACATAGCAGTGAATGTCTCTACATGCATCGACAGTAATCTACAAGAATTTCAAGTGGCGCAGGAGTCTGTGCTATAATGCGACCAACTATGTCAATGCTGTAGAGCGGTACTTGAGGATCACGGATATCCTGTGCATGGCTCACACAATTAACCTGGCAGCGAGAAAGGGGCTTTCAGAGCCTTCCGTTGCAACAGCAGTCAAAGGCCTGAAGGCTGCCGCTCAGCATTTCAAGCACTCCCCTACAGACAGCTACCTCCTGGAGGCCAAGCAGAAGCTCCTTAGTCTCAAACCAGTCCAGCTGATCAACGACTGCGCCACTCGCTGGAACAGTACATACGACATGATCTGTCGGGCAGCTGATCAACAAGCCCCTGTTGCAGCAGTGATAATGGAGAAGAAACTCAGCCGTCTGGAGCTCAGCAGTGTGGAGTGGACGCTGATGGAAAAGGTCAGTAACGTTGGCTAATTATGTTGGGTGGtctaataatattatattcctAATGTTAACATTACTGTTTGCAAATGGAATAACATGTATAAGCCAAGTTAACGCTGGCTAAGCtaagtttgtgttttgtgtaacGTCAAGTGGCACATAGCTGCGCTTAATAGCTAGCAGCTAGCTATCTAATGTTAGTGGCGCTAGAATGAGTTTGTAATTAAATATGTGTTTGTCCGGCAGGTGAAAGACGTGCTGCAGCCGTTCAAAGTAGCCACCCAGGCGCTGTCAACAGAAGACTACCCAACAGCATCAGCGGTCCTTCCCCTGCAGTATGTGCTtctgacacaactaaagccctCCACCGAGGTCCCGGCAGGACTAAGACAGATGAAAACCATGTTGTCAACTGATCTGAAGGCGCGATATGGCCCCAACAAAGATGCATTCTTGCTACTGAACACAGCCAGCTACCTCGACCCCCGTTTCCACCGGCTGGTTCGTTTGGAACAAGAATCGCGGCAGGCAGTGCGAGATAAGGTTCAGAGGGAGCTTGCAGACCTCAGCGAGGAGACAGGCGTGGAAGGCCAAGAGGAGAATGCCACCACTACGGCGCCCAGCAGCGCAAGGAAAAGAATGCTCAGTGCGATGGGGGACCTCTCTGGCGTTGTTTACTGCCAAAATTCGGCCGGAGCAGGTAATAATTATGATATTCAATAAGAAATAATACAAAACGTTTCAATTATCGAGTGCCTTTCATAACAACTCAAACTCGCCATGTATAGCCctgcattgaaaaaaataaagtgcaGTATAAAACGTAgcaaattaatttatttttaacagtTAGACCGAGTGAAGATGTGATCCAAAGAGAATTTTTTGCCTACAACAATGAGCCCCCACCCCCGTCTGACAGCAACCCCCTGTACTGGTGGAAGGAGAGAAGCCCCAAGTACCCCCATCTCGCCCGGCTACCTGGCAATATGCAGGACATCCGTGAGGTCGGAACGAGTGTTTTCCACCGCGGGGAACATCGTCTCAAAGCAACGCTCTTCCCTAGAGCCAGAACATGTGAATCACCTGGTTTTTTTGGCGAATAACTTAAAAAAGTCTGCAGCCAAATAAAGATCAGGCTGGCTGCAGTTTATGTGAGCGATACAATTTGGCAATGGGCCGTTCGTTAATGGCTGGtaggatgttgttgttttttttggcctaCCTTTATTTTGTCTTTTCAGTTTAGCCTAACTGGCTTATTTGACTTTGATtgcttatttatctttattttgatGCATATTTAAGGTTTGTGTTTGaccttaaataaataaaggttctGAAAACATCGTTGCCTGCCGTGCCTAGACGTTGACTGATAcactgccctctggtggacaaaACATGTACAACTCAAGTTTGATACCATATAGAccaattttttatttgtaaacaTTCGGAAGCGCGTGCAGGGTGGTGGCAGAAAACAGCGAAAGGGTATTTATTTATAACGGCAAAAGGACCACTCGGATAATAATACAAGTAGCCTAGGTAGATTTTTAAAAGATTATAGTTAATATTGATTAGATCTGATTAGTAAAATGTTTTCGACATATTTCAATAGCCTGTCACCCAGTGATAAACACTGTTATTTAGCCAAATTGACGTTAGTGGGCAGTGGGATACGTCTTCCAGATCCGTTTGCCATAGCACCTTGTCAATGGTTAAATGATGAAACGAAATGGCCTAGCATCCAGTGGCCAGAGATTTAGAATTACCTAATCGAAACTCCAAGTGTATATACCCGGGAGAAGATAAAAGCGTACAAGTCTCTGGATGCTTACAATTTAGTTCTGTGTGGTCATGTCCAAGACATACTATGGCATGATTACAATGTTCAAAACTTTGTTGTGATGAAGACGGAGGTTCTGCCTAGCCAAAGACAGGGAAAGAAGACAGAATTGTACAAGGCCTGGGTTATCGTCAACAAGACCAACAACTGTATTCTTACTGCGAACTGCACCTGTATGGCTGGGTATGTAAACCAACATAAGTTTACTATTGTAAATGTTCATTATTTACCCAATTGTCAGTGTCAGCAACGTATATGTAAAGCCTAACGTACAAAAAATGCTTTGTTCAGGTTAGGGTCATGCTGCAGCCATGCAGCTGCACTAATGTTCAAAGTTGAGGTGTGGGTCAGGATGGGAAAGACGGAGAGGTGTTGTACTTCAGGGACAAATATGTGGATCCACACATCCAAGAGGTGAAACCAGCCAGACTAAGCGAGATCAGCTTCAGAAAGGCTAAAAGGACAGACACCCAACTGAAGCCAGTCAGATTAAAGCGTAGACACAAGCACAACATTCCAAGATTTGAAGTGGTCTTGTTGTGCGGCCAGACAAACCACATCTTGGGGCATCGCCGGATGGAATAGCAAACTGTACCTGCTGTGGGAAAGCAACCCTAGAGATTAAGTGTCCATACAAATACCGTGATGGTCTTACAGGGAGTAGCGAGGACACACAGTTCTGCTTAGACAAAGCACTACAATTAAAGAAGAATCATGAATACTACCATCAAGTtcagctacacatgtttgtatgCAACACCCAGTACTGCGACTTTGTGGTTTGGACAAAGCAAGTTGTTGCTATCAACCGCATCACCAGAGATGAAGAAATGCTACAAGCAGTCCTGCCTAAAGCTGAAAAGTTCTTCAAACAGAGTATTTTGCCTGAGCTGTTAACACGCAGCATGGATCCACTGATGCAGTCACCTACAGTCTGCTCACACTGTCAAAGGCCAGACTTTGGAATGATGATTGACTGTGCATAGTGCAAGAACCATTTCCACTACACATGTGCCAGAGTAAGAAGAAAGGTTGTGGATTGGTGTTGTGAacagtgcaaaaaaaaacaagtcagAATGAAATTTTCTTCTAAGCAAATGATTTAATACAGTACTAATGTTTTACATTTTAACACTTGAATGTGCAATTAATTGTGTTGATGACAATAAACAGTTACTTACAGAATAAATCTAAATTAAGCTATCTTGGGACTATACATTTACAAAGGTTTGTTAGTGCTCCACAAACAATCACTATATCGTCTAACAGGTCAACCTGTGTGAGTGGAATAATAGTTGTCAGAATTTTAAATTTTTTCCATCTACCTATTATTCGTTCAATGTGTATTCTCACATTAGACAAACGCCTTGATATGTCCACTTTTTGAGCAGAGAGCTGCTTTTTACCTTTGGTAAAGTGAGGGATCCTAAGTGTGGCACCACGTGTGGCAAGCTCATCTCTGATGGTAAAACCCCGATCTGCTAGTATCTCATCATTATGCTCTAGAAGGTCATAAAATCCAGACTCAGCTGTAATTTGTTTGTCTGAAACTCGCCCACCCCAACCTTCCGACAGAAAAGAAATGGCTCCTGAAGGTGACATGCCAATCAAATATTTAATAGTGTTGTGGCTTTTATAATTCGAGTACGTCTGGGCTCTGGAGGTTAAATTTGTGGGTCTATTGATAAAAATTTCTGTACAGTCAATAATGCACCTGCAATGTTTATATTTAGGTTTAAAACATTTTGGCATATTCTTTAATACTGCATGCTTGCTTGGCCACTTTATGAGAGGCTTTAAAGTCGCAGACATAACAGGGAGCCAACTTCTCAAAATGTTTGAAATCTCACTTTCTGTGACATTAAATCTGAAAGCAATATCCTTGTTGCAGAGCCCTAGTCTAAGTTTCATTAGGACGAGCAATAGATGATCCTTCAGGTTCATAGAGCCACGCACAACCTCTACACTGTCTTTAAGTTTGTGACTCAACCACTCAAATAAGACACTGGTCAGCCCTCTGAAAAACAGAACCTGCACTGCTTTACTCTTGATAGAGCTAAAGGAAAATTGTGTATTCATGAGTGTTGCCTTTAGTTCCTCATTCTCAGTTTTCAGTTTGTCGATCTCCAAACGCATGTTGACACACTCTGTAGAAAGTTGGCTGTACTTGTGTTTCAGATCATCATGGAGAACCTTTGGGACTGTGGCTTCTGAAATAGATATTAGATAGTAATAGACTTAAGACTTAATAAAATAAGCACTGTCACTTGTTTAAGTTGAGCTTTTCTCAATATTTTTTAAGGATGTTTTCAAACAGCATGTGCTAAACAGAATAATGATCAATGTCATTAACAACACAGTTATGCTGTATTAaacaatatataaacaaaacctGATTCATCCTAATAATGAATGCCCTACATTAGTTAAGGTATTATAAGCTCTTACCAGTGCATTGATCAGCACCAGGCTCCATTCTGCAGTCATCTGAGGACAGGCAAGCTCCAGAAGCCTCATCACTAGCTTCTTTGGACCGCTGTACATCATCTGGTGGTCTGTGGATGGTTtcttccctttttctttttctcttaaATCTGATACACAGAGATGAAGTCAAACAGTCAGTCCAAAACAGTTTAGTTGCTTGGTAAATCATAGGAGGTTATCAGGTACCAAAACCAAGTCAAGTGTAAATTACATAGCATAGCTTAACAGGGCTTCACAAGACAAAGTAGACATTACAAAAATCTGgtctgacaaataatctaaaaaCTATCTGACCTTACTTGCCATACATTCTCTGCATTTTGATGCATGCAATGTGATTCCAGTTAGCAACTAAATAAGGCTAAAATGACAATATTTACCTCTCAAGTTTTGTATCTCCTTTGTCTATTTCACACTGGGTTGCGAAGGAAAAGACAGAAGGTACAAAGTCGGGACTATTGAAGTCCATGGAGACCTCTCCTGTCCAAAAAACAATATTCTAGTTATTGACAGTACGATAGTGTAACAGGTCTATTTAGCCTGAGTTTGCCAAGCTTACGAGACTAGCTAGTCGTCAAGACAACGTAACACAATTTAAGGTAAGTTAGCTAAAACGACTAAAACTACATTATTCTGTGTTCTAGCGTTAGATAAGCGTACAACTTTAccattattttgttgttgtaagCCAAACCAAGTGATGTGTCTGATTGAGTGAAGCTCTAAAGTTAACTTACCTGATATAACAGGTACATTCAGCCTGAGTTTGCCAAGCTTACGAGACTAGCAAGTAGTCCAGACAACGTAACACAATTTAAGGTAAGTTAGCTAAAACGACTAAAACTACATTATTCTGTGATCTAGCGTTAGATAAGCGTACAACTTTAccattattttgttgttgtaagCCAAACCGAGTGATATGTCTGATTGAGTGAAGTTCTTAGGTTAACTTTAACCTGATATGAAGTGTGAACTGCAAAGTCTGGCATTTTTAATAAGGTCTTTGTTCAAATCGGATCTTCTGATAGCTTGTAACCAACGACGTCTGCGGTTGGCATTAAACGAGTTGTTATCTGCTGGTATTCTGTAAAACTTCAGGTCACTGTTTACAGAATTACGATTCTGGCATCCCACGGCACAACACGACatttttctgtttgtcttttGCCACCGTCTTGCGCGATTGAACCTGTGTGACGTCGTTCTGACGTAAGGTGAAAATTGGTCTATAGGTCTTGCTGAAggtatttaatggtcaaaatattattcataaatattcgaatattaatattaataaacaaacaaactttgaatatgatttttggccAAAAGTCAATGCCCTACTACAATATGTTGGATAGATCTGTCCAACTCGCCCCCTTTAATGATTATTTCATTCCCTGTCCTTAGGTTTCTCGTCTCTCTGATTGTCCTCACTCACCTTAATTGTTTTCACCTGTCCCTCATCAACAGTCCCCTACTAGTGTaattaggccccgtttacacgaagggacaacgcagatatttccactcggtttggcctctcatttacacgaaaacgatTATTTCTAAAATCTCagaccaaagtggagatttctgataacgccggttatgtgttgtcgtgtcaactgGGAGAAACGGGGCTTTAGGTTCTCAAACGTGCCTTGATGTAAAAGAATACCACTaattattctcacactgttaATTTCTGCCAAACCAATTTCAGCATCTTTTGAACACGTCTTTTGAATCATTTCGCTTTAAGGCCTCTCTCCtgagtaataataatacatttcatatCAGGGCGCCTTTCAAAAACTCTCAAGGGCGCCTTCAAATTAAGACAagcaaaatacaattaaaaagaaagcaaacacattttttaattaaacaatgaaatattCATTAAATTAAGTGTGTTAAGTTAAGGGTAATAGGCCAGTCGGAACAGGTGAGTTTAATGGaggttttaaaggtcccatgacatgccaccagttgtggtgtgattagccgttacaagccgttttggaaatcggccccttatgacatcacaggtgggcgtgtccaccgagatgtgtgacggataaatcagtctaccagcctacccagtggactatagcaaacgttgctcatctagccAGGAACGAGTGTAAGGCTGGAGGAGCTCAGAGAGGTATGGAGGAGCGAGTTTAGGAAGGGCCTTGAAACTGAGGATAAGAATCTTAAAATGAATGCGGTGTTGGACAGGTAGCCAGTGTAGCTGTTGAAGAATAGGATTGATGGTCGTtgagtcgagtttccggtgaatcgaatggtgaatgagacgaacgagagaaacAAACCAGTTtggttcgttcgtcctaaagactcgttcattcgaaccggttcgcgaacgaacgagccaacactagtaACGATAAGACAAAAGGGAGGCAGAATGGGCTCAGGGTTCATGCAAGGGTCCCCTGCCTAGTATTAAAGCGACCAAAGAACAAGGCTTACCTCGCCTGTCGGGAGTTCAGCCTCTTGGCGGACTGAATGTAAGAAGTTTGAGTGGTCCGTCAAACGATAAAGGGCTGCTTGGTCCCCTTCCACCAGTGGCACCACTCCTCCATCGCCAATTTCACTGGCAGTAGCTCCCGGTTGCCCACATCGTATTTTCGCTCAAGGGGGGTAAGCCTTAGAGTAAAGAAGGCGAACAGATGCAACTTCTTGTCTGAGGGAGAGGTTGGGACAGACCCAGAACTGTCTGGGTAGAAATACTGTGTTCTGATGGAGGATGCTGGCTGGTGTGTAGAGCACGGGAGATGAATAGATGATGAGAGACTGGCCCCACTACGTGGCAGAAGTGGACGGCATGACATATTCTGCAAAACATTGCAGCCTACTCTTTGTGTTTTAGTACTTTTCTTAGTTCCATATTTTCCGTATATTTCCACATATTTTCCTACTGTATGATAAGTTGGTCTCAAGCAGGTAAAACAACCTTGAGACCACTTGCCGCTCGAATCATTATATAAAAATGCTCTTAGAATTCATGATAAAAAAACACGCCAATATCCACATTGCAAAATCCTGGATAACATAATCTCCTTAATTTGGTAATTCGAATTGTGCATGCTAATGTTGGCTGAATGTTTTTAATCATACACAATGCTGCACCTCCTCGcctaatggtgtgttccagattcCTCCATTCTTCAGAGTCGGAAGTCGGGAAAtttcccagctttcttgcggcatttctcagAGGCACGatccctttttgtcttcatctctcggAATTCTGGGAGTAGACCGAGGGCAGTGATGATGTcctcaacaaaaatggctgcgcccgtgaagagatttattAGTGCCAAGCACAAAGTGCGAAGGTAACCTATTGTaatagtttgttttattattattattatagcgcCACATTTGGCTTACACAGCCTAAACCGCTCCCACGCTTTTTATGAAACTTACTACAGATTTAGAGGCTGACTCAAGATTAACATTTACTTTACTTACTGACTTAATATTTAACTGATTGGCCCAAAGGTCGCACTATAGCAAATGTCCAAAAATGCAAACTATGAACAAACATATCTCCGCTTTAACTTAGAGTCATGAAACTTTGTTCACACATGCATATCCTAATGATGAACAAATTTGCCTCAAGAACCTATTATTTACGACTATCTTGAACTTTGTTAAAAACACtcaataggctctgtgcacaacTCTAGAAGCGAACTTCCAGTGTCGCCAGGTGTCGGCatactagtttccggtctacttcccgtatcagttaccacggcaactataaatagtaaaaagatggaaaacccaACCGAACAACGGAAATTTTATGTTAGAAGACTTCACAAGCTTCAACGGAGTGAAGGCGGATCAAACCAACACTGCTGTGTACCGTTGTGCTCAGCTTCCAGCCGGTATAATGGCACTTTAAGTTTCCACCGCTTCCCAAAAAACCAAATTCTTCGGGCGCAGTGGATCAGGAGGACGGGGTTTGAAGTCACCAACCACACGAAGGTGTGCAGTCGGCATTTCGACAACAAGTTGATCGCATCAACTGGAAAAGGGTTACGGGTCCTTTTGCCCAACTCAGTGCCTTTGTTCAACTGGAACAACTTCATCGCGAGGCAAACACGGGCTGGTGTGtgggagcgaagagagagaccggcgagtcccgagccttgctccgaccccgaagagcctgagctacccgttccgatggtcttagaccatgagtacagtgctactagtacagtgtgtgttgaccgtgAGCACTACAGTGCTATACAAAAAGAGATTGAGGTGCTCAGACAGCAGGTCCAGAGCTACCAGCTGCATACTATATTTGGGCTCGAGCGGTTTGGTACTTCCCCAGAAGACATCCGCTTCTACACCAGGTCTTTAGATTTTTTAttgttgtagaataaattaatgttTTCTGGGTATGTTTTTAAAATACGTGAACAGCTCTCAAACAAAGCACAACTAGTTCCTGTTTATACGTCACTGGCTTTAGTTGAAAGCGTAGAGCGAGGTTTTTTGGCCCACCCACTAGAATAGCAAAATGTGGTTGGTTTATGCATCAGTCACTCACTAAAGTATCATGACGTCTTAACCAATGAGTGAGCGAGCTttatcctttttcttttttttttgcctagaGAGAACAATAAATACAGTTTTTTGGATAACACTTTATCAACTAGGCTATATTGGGCACTATAACCATGCACTAACACTTTCATTTCTGAAGCTAAACATGGGAGATCATTTACTAATTGTAATgtgttgaatataaataaaacactttattttccatttacagtgtgtatttgtgtgatgtATTTTTAAATAGATTTCCATCATATGAGCATCTGATGGCATTCTGGAAACTAATCGAGACAGCaacgaaaaaaaaagattaGGGTCACTGTTGGTGACAGGTATAGGCAGACTGACAGGTCACGTGGTGTTGGGGCTACGTCAGTCAGGATCAGTGGTAAAAGTCAGCTGTTTACGCGCGGGTTTGGTTTGAATGAAATGTTTGAGATGAGAGGGGGTGGACGGGGGAAGTCCAACTTTGCTGACCGCACAATCTATTAACATTTAACGCACTTTAGCACCAATCACTTTAGGACTATGCTACTATGGAATGTTTTTAACTTATCTCTAATAAAACCAACAAAACGCAGTACCCATTTTTAAGTGATTCTTTGAACAAGCAGCGCGTCTGTCA is a window from the Gadus chalcogrammus isolate NIFS_2021 chromosome 8, NIFS_Gcha_1.0, whole genome shotgun sequence genome containing:
- the LOC130387192 gene encoding uncharacterized protein LOC130387192 codes for the protein MDFNSPDFVPSVFSFATQCEIDKGDTKLERFKRKRKREETIHRPPDDVQRSKEASDEASGACLSSDDCRMEPGADQCTEATVPKVLHDDLKHKYSQLSTECVNMRLEIDKLKTENEELKATLMNTQFSFSSIKSKAVQVLFFRGLTSVLFEWLSHKLKDSVEVVRGSMNLKDHLLLVLMKLRLGLCNKDIAFRFNVTESEISNILRSWLPVMSATLKPLIKWPSKHAVLKNMPKCFKPKYKHCRCIIDCTEIFINRPTNLTSRAQTYSNYKSHNTIKYLIGMSPSGAISFLSEGWGGRVSDKQITAESGFYDLLEHNDEILADRGFTIRDELATRGATLRIPHFTKGKKQLSAQKVDISRRLSNVRIHIERIIGRWKKFKILTTIIPLTQVDLLDDIVIVCGALTNLCKCIVPR